A window from uncultured Desulfobacter sp. encodes these proteins:
- a CDS encoding UvrD-helicase domain-containing protein translates to MTNNYDVALSPVDEEIYNCLNLDNPKSFFLFAGAGSGKTRSLVEVLKRFRYENITRLRKNGQKAAIITYTNAACDEIKSRLEYDSAFHVSTIHSFAWELINSYTNDIRSWLASNLEEEIADLTEKQGKAKNTKTKTYIDRERKIELKNKRLGILPDIKRFTYNPNGDNLETNSLNHEEVIKITAGFVQNKPLMQSILIQKYPIILIDESQDTKKELVDAFFEVQKNKSANLSLGLFGDTMQRIYTDGKTDLGQNIPDTWATPAKIINYRCPRRVITLINKIRSGADDQSQDPHKEEDGLVRLFIVDANGAVDKAGVESEIASQMAALTGDQQWDNPAQTDVKVLTLEHHMAAHRGGFATFFEPLYSVNKLRTGLLDGSLSGVALFAKRVLPLVKAMQANDKFAASRIIRENSALIQKDVLKNAPNSIEQLAKAKDAVAALFSLWADETDPTLNEILKELFRSGIFQIPDSLLPIAKRFFEDQETEEELVDETESDPVIDAWDTALECKFSEFEEYVKYISDESRFGTHQGIKGLEFQRVMVILDDDEARGFLFSYEKLFGAVEPTTTDIKNEQEGKETSIDRTRRLFYVTCSRAEESLAIVAYTKNPAKVAQYALEQEWFGEGEIIHL, encoded by the coding sequence ATGACTAATAATTATGATGTTGCCCTATCTCCTGTTGATGAAGAAATCTATAACTGCCTAAATCTGGATAATCCTAAAAGCTTTTTCCTATTTGCCGGAGCTGGATCGGGTAAAACTAGGAGCCTTGTTGAAGTTCTGAAACGATTCAGATACGAAAACATAACCAGACTTAGGAAAAACGGTCAAAAAGCCGCAATTATAACTTATACAAATGCCGCATGTGATGAGATAAAAAGCCGCCTTGAATATGATTCAGCCTTTCATGTTTCAACTATCCATAGCTTTGCATGGGAGCTTATAAATTCTTATACCAATGATATTCGTAGCTGGTTAGCATCCAACCTTGAGGAAGAAATAGCTGACCTTACAGAAAAGCAAGGCAAAGCGAAAAATACTAAAACAAAGACATATATTGATAGGGAAAGGAAAATTGAGCTGAAAAATAAAAGGTTAGGTATTTTGCCCGATATTAAAAGATTTACCTATAACCCGAACGGCGATAATCTGGAAACAAACTCCTTAAACCATGAAGAGGTGATCAAGATTACAGCTGGTTTTGTTCAAAACAAGCCCCTAATGCAGAGCATTCTTATACAAAAATATCCAATAATTTTAATAGATGAAAGTCAGGACACAAAAAAGGAGCTGGTTGACGCTTTTTTTGAGGTCCAAAAGAACAAATCTGCCAATTTATCCCTCGGCCTGTTCGGTGACACAATGCAGCGCATTTATACCGATGGCAAAACCGATTTAGGTCAAAACATTCCTGACACTTGGGCAACACCTGCAAAAATAATAAATTACAGATGTCCAAGGCGTGTGATTACGCTAATCAATAAAATACGCTCTGGTGCAGATGATCAAAGTCAAGACCCTCATAAAGAGGAAGACGGATTAGTTCGTTTGTTCATTGTAGATGCGAATGGTGCAGTTGATAAGGCGGGCGTTGAATCTGAAATTGCTTCTCAAATGGCTGCATTAACTGGTGACCAGCAATGGGATAACCCTGCTCAAACGGATGTGAAGGTATTAACATTGGAACACCATATGGCGGCTCATCGCGGTGGGTTTGCCACTTTTTTTGAACCGCTATACAGTGTCAATAAATTGAGAACAGGCTTGCTTGATGGTTCCTTATCCGGGGTTGCATTGTTTGCAAAGCGCGTATTGCCGTTGGTTAAGGCCATGCAAGCAAATGACAAGTTTGCAGCATCAAGAATTATTCGAGAGAATTCTGCATTAATTCAGAAAGACGTTTTGAAGAATGCACCTAATTCTATCGAACAGCTTGCAAAAGCAAAAGATGCAGTAGCGGCCTTGTTTTCCCTGTGGGCCGATGAAACGGACCCTACTCTCAACGAGATATTGAAAGAATTATTTCGTAGCGGCATTTTTCAGATTCCAGATTCATTGTTGCCGATAGCTAAAAGGTTCTTTGAGGATCAGGAAACTGAAGAGGAATTAGTTGACGAAACAGAATCTGACCCGGTTATAGATGCTTGGGACACTGCATTAGAATGCAAATTCAGCGAGTTTGAAGAGTATGTTAAATACATCTCTGATGAATCTCGTTTTGGAACTCATCAAGGAATTAAGGGGCTAGAATTCCAGAGGGTTATGGTTATTCTTGATGACGATGAGGCTCGCGGCTTCTTATTCAGTTACGAAAAATTGTTCGGCGCAGTTGAGCCAACAACAACTGATATTAAGAATGAACAAGAAGGAAAAGAAACCAGCATTGATCGTACTCGTAGACTTTTTTATGTCACATGTAGCCGTGCAGAGGAAAGCTTAGCTATCGTTGCATATACTAAAAATCCAGCAAAGGTAGCACAATACGCTCTTGAACAAGAGTGGTTTGGTGAGGGTGAAATAATCCATTTATGA
- a CDS encoding DUF6399 domain-containing protein, producing MTIIDFKNRKEKLSQREFAKDVGVPRTTLQNWLNRMDKIDEGPAIVAFFESPAGVKFLHTLIQALHFEFTKVGCASIRNICNFLKLTRLSSFVAASYGTHQKISNQMDTQIGRFGDMEQAHLSLLMPEKRITLCEDETFHPQVCLVAIEPNSNYIILEKYAKDRSGATWNQSVGGALGNLPVKVIQSTSDEGKGLIHHVTKGLNSHHSPDLFHVMYEISRGTGAPLSAKIRKAEKEHESSKKNVLDAQKNKADYENLEKRPVGRPLDFDKKILLCVEKEQEARGALDKARENQETVTKARKQISRVYHPYDPLTGNKQGSDAVGIQLKESFDQIREAADHLPDRCKDKIEKAWRVTEKMMATLVFYFCMIESCVNDMDLPDDKRNLMHNRLIPGFYLQKAARKEKDPEQQKKIRQKSQDLLSVLQDKHGQFFESADGEINRMVRTAKECAGFFQRSSSCVEGRNAQLSLHHHGMHRLSDRKMRGLTVIHNFHLKRPDGRTAAERFFENKPINLYSGPQCQDSFF from the coding sequence ATGACAATTATAGATTTCAAGAACCGTAAGGAAAAACTCAGTCAGCGTGAGTTTGCCAAAGATGTCGGCGTTCCCCGCACAACGTTACAAAATTGGCTCAACCGGATGGATAAAATAGATGAGGGGCCGGCGATAGTCGCTTTTTTCGAAAGTCCGGCAGGCGTAAAATTTTTACATACCTTGATTCAGGCCCTCCATTTTGAATTCACCAAGGTGGGATGTGCCAGTATCCGTAATATTTGCAATTTCCTTAAGTTAACCCGGTTATCAAGCTTTGTGGCAGCATCCTATGGCACCCATCAAAAAATTTCAAATCAAATGGACACCCAAATAGGTCGGTTCGGTGATATGGAACAAGCACACCTTTCACTGCTTATGCCCGAAAAACGGATCACTCTATGTGAAGATGAAACCTTTCATCCTCAAGTTTGCCTTGTGGCTATCGAGCCGAATTCCAACTATATTATTCTTGAAAAATATGCCAAGGACCGTTCCGGAGCCACTTGGAACCAATCTGTAGGAGGAGCACTTGGCAATCTTCCCGTCAAGGTCATTCAAAGTACGAGTGATGAGGGAAAAGGATTGATCCATCATGTGACGAAAGGCTTAAACAGTCATCATTCTCCGGATTTGTTTCATGTAATGTATGAAATCAGCCGGGGAACTGGAGCGCCACTCTCTGCAAAAATACGGAAAGCTGAAAAAGAACATGAAAGCAGTAAAAAGAATGTCCTTGATGCGCAGAAAAATAAGGCCGACTATGAAAACCTTGAAAAACGACCTGTTGGTAGACCTCTTGATTTTGATAAAAAAATCCTTCTCTGTGTGGAAAAAGAACAAGAAGCAAGGGGGGCTCTGGACAAGGCAAGGGAAAATCAGGAAACCGTCACAAAAGCAAGAAAACAAATCAGCAGAGTCTACCACCCCTATGACCCTCTCACAGGAAACAAGCAAGGTTCTGATGCTGTTGGCATTCAACTGAAAGAGAGCTTTGATCAAATCCGGGAAGCAGCGGATCACCTTCCGGATCGATGCAAAGATAAAATCGAAAAAGCTTGGCGTGTAACCGAAAAAATGATGGCAACTCTCGTATTCTATTTTTGCATGATTGAGTCGTGTGTCAACGATATGGATTTGCCTGATGATAAGCGAAACCTGATGCATAACCGTCTGATTCCAGGATTTTATCTTCAAAAGGCCGCTCGTAAAGAAAAAGATCCGGAACAACAAAAGAAGATTCGGCAAAAATCTCAGGACTTGCTCTCGGTGTTGCAGGACAAACACGGGCAGTTTTTCGAATCCGCTGACGGTGAAATCAACCGCATGGTAAGGACGGCAAAGGAGTGCGCAGGCTTTTTTCAAAGATCAAGTTCATGTGTAGAAGGGCGTAATGCGCAACTGTCCCTGCATCATCATGGTATGCACCGGTTGAGTGACCGAAAAATGCGGGGTTTGACGGTGATCCATAACTTTCACTTAAAACGGCCTGATGGAAGGACGGCGGCAGAACGCTTTTTTGAAAACAAGCCGATCAACTTGTATAGTGGACCCCAATGTCAAGACAGTTTTTTTTAA
- the tnpB gene encoding IS66 family insertion sequence element accessory protein TnpB (TnpB, as the term is used for proteins encoded by IS66 family insertion elements, is considered an accessory protein, since TnpC, encoded by a neighboring gene, is a DDE family transposase.) — MFSPTQNLTIHIALGSTDMRKSIDGLSILVSEKLNLDPLSGQMFVFCNRKRNILKILYWDRNGFCLWHKRLEKDYFQWPKSKEQILTIGAKELSWLMDGLSIHQKKAHKSLKYSSVF, encoded by the coding sequence ATGTTTTCTCCCACTCAGAATTTAACAATTCATATCGCACTTGGAAGCACTGATATGCGCAAGTCCATTGATGGGTTATCCATACTTGTGAGCGAAAAATTAAATTTGGATCCACTCTCAGGACAGATGTTCGTATTTTGTAATCGGAAACGGAACATATTGAAAATCCTGTATTGGGATCGCAATGGATTTTGTCTTTGGCACAAGCGGCTTGAAAAGGATTATTTTCAATGGCCCAAGTCAAAAGAGCAGATTTTGACTATCGGTGCAAAAGAACTTTCATGGTTGATGGACGGGCTCTCAATTCATCAGAAAAAGGCACATAAATCATTAAAATATTCGTCTGTATTTTGA
- a CDS encoding AAA family ATPase, producing MKIAFIDIQNFRKLKSCRVELSENKTVFVGANNSGKTSAMDALIIFLKRARQKDLSTTDFTLSNWRDINKIATDWVGNQNPGDLNLVPEHWYPYVPSVDIWLDVEDTEIHYVSHIIPMLDWGGGSLGIRLAFEPKKVEDLYKAYKSAYDAAKSTSEARENGNPLTLWPQTMRDFLDKKLHQYFTINAYILDPSKCTDAVPQKLPENSEPLSGYPFNGLFKIDIINAQRGFSDPNSAEDGSRNDRRLSAQLRTYFEKHLNPSELPDINDLDALDAIETARTAFDKRLKESFKASISELEGLNYPGFSDPKIQISSKVNPLEGLNHDAAVQFNVLRDDAKPDDIALCLPEKYNGLGYQNLISMIFNLIRFRDEWMRIGKAGKRTEHSDDFIEPLHIVLVEEPEAHLHAQVQQVFIKKAYDVLRNHVDLGEKKQFSTQLVISTHSSHIAHEIDFQSLRYFKRMPAVCADSAPCAEVVNLSDTFGSGSPTAKFATRYLKTTHCDLFFADAAILVEGPAERMLVPHFIKNNFPELDRNYISLLEIGGSHAHRLKPLIEKIGLLTLVITDLDSIEKDTTSKVLPERGKEYRTGNDTIKSWAPVATCLDEVLDASNNDKVKDGLVRAAYQYEIELEYAGENVTAIPYTFEDALTLSNIGIFKNKTDATGLIKKMADAVNKLTISEACQDLYDALGKNSKKAEMALELLYTTEPSELAPPHYIAEGLIWMQEALKTKHQDYLINADGDGVN from the coding sequence ATGAAAATCGCATTTATTGATATCCAGAACTTCAGAAAACTCAAAAGCTGCCGTGTAGAGCTTTCTGAGAACAAGACCGTGTTTGTAGGAGCAAATAATAGCGGTAAAACCTCGGCAATGGATGCCTTGATTATTTTCCTTAAGCGGGCACGGCAAAAGGATTTATCTACAACGGATTTCACTCTTTCAAACTGGCGTGATATCAACAAAATAGCAACAGACTGGGTTGGCAACCAAAACCCTGGAGACCTGAACTTAGTACCAGAGCATTGGTACCCATATGTTCCTTCAGTGGATATTTGGCTTGATGTGGAAGATACAGAAATCCATTATGTGAGCCACATAATCCCTATGTTAGACTGGGGCGGTGGAAGTCTTGGTATCAGATTGGCATTCGAGCCAAAGAAGGTTGAGGATTTGTACAAAGCTTATAAATCAGCATATGACGCAGCAAAAAGTACCAGTGAAGCAAGAGAAAACGGCAACCCATTAACGCTTTGGCCGCAAACAATGAGGGATTTTCTTGATAAGAAGTTGCACCAATACTTTACAATTAATGCGTATATCCTTGATCCGTCAAAATGCACGGATGCTGTCCCTCAAAAACTCCCAGAAAACTCGGAGCCTTTATCAGGCTATCCTTTTAACGGATTATTTAAGATTGATATAATCAATGCCCAAAGAGGTTTTTCTGATCCCAACTCGGCAGAAGATGGTTCGAGAAATGATCGCAGGCTTTCTGCTCAACTCAGGACTTATTTTGAGAAACATCTAAACCCTTCAGAACTACCGGATATCAATGATCTTGATGCGCTGGATGCTATCGAGACAGCCAGAACTGCTTTTGATAAACGTTTGAAAGAGAGTTTCAAAGCTTCAATCAGTGAACTGGAAGGGTTGAATTACCCGGGTTTTAGTGATCCCAAGATTCAGATTTCAAGCAAAGTAAACCCGCTTGAAGGACTGAACCACGATGCTGCTGTCCAATTTAATGTTTTGCGTGACGATGCAAAGCCAGATGATATAGCGCTATGCCTTCCAGAAAAATACAATGGTTTGGGGTATCAAAATCTGATTTCTATGATTTTCAATTTAATCCGTTTTCGTGATGAATGGATGCGAATTGGAAAGGCTGGCAAACGAACAGAGCATAGTGATGATTTCATTGAACCCCTTCATATAGTACTTGTAGAAGAGCCGGAAGCACATCTCCATGCTCAGGTTCAGCAGGTGTTTATCAAAAAGGCCTATGATGTGCTTAGAAATCATGTCGATTTAGGAGAGAAAAAACAGTTTTCTACCCAACTGGTCATTAGCACCCACTCCTCCCATATTGCACATGAAATAGATTTTCAGAGCCTACGGTATTTTAAAAGAATGCCTGCCGTATGTGCAGATTCAGCACCCTGTGCCGAAGTCGTAAATCTTTCAGATACATTTGGGAGCGGTTCTCCCACTGCTAAATTTGCCACTCGCTATTTGAAGACAACTCATTGTGATCTCTTCTTTGCTGATGCCGCCATATTGGTAGAAGGTCCTGCGGAACGAATGCTGGTTCCTCATTTTATCAAGAACAACTTTCCTGAACTGGATCGAAATTACATTTCTCTTCTTGAAATTGGAGGCAGCCACGCTCATCGCCTTAAGCCCTTGATTGAAAAAATAGGCCTTTTAACCCTTGTGATAACTGATCTTGATTCTATTGAAAAAGATACAACAAGCAAGGTTTTGCCAGAAAGAGGCAAAGAGTATCGTACTGGGAATGATACTATTAAATCCTGGGCTCCAGTAGCAACATGCCTTGATGAAGTATTAGATGCAAGTAATAATGATAAAGTTAAAGATGGCCTTGTCAGAGCCGCCTATCAATATGAGATTGAGCTTGAATATGCAGGTGAAAACGTTACTGCTATTCCTTATACATTTGAGGATGCTTTAACTTTAAGCAATATCGGAATTTTTAAAAATAAAACAGATGCGACTGGTTTGATAAAGAAGATGGCTGATGCTGTTAACAAGCTAACAATCTCTGAAGCTTGCCAAGATTTGTATGACGCACTAGGGAAAAACAGCAAAAAAGCAGAAATGGCTCTGGAATTGCTTTACACCACGGAACCAAGTGAACTTGCCCCTCCTCATTATATTGCCGAAGGCCTGATCTGGATGCAGGAGGCTTTAAAAACCAAACATCAGGACTATTTAATTAACGCCGATGGGGATGGGGTGAACTAA